The Rhodothermales bacterium sequence GTGTTCTACTTCTTCATGATTCGCCCGCAGCAAAAGCGCGAATCGGAACGGAAAAAGATGATTGAAGCCGTGAAAAAGGGGGAGCGCGTGGTCACGATCGGTGGCATCCACGGCACCGTTGCGCAGGTGGATGAAAGCAGTGTGCTCGTTGAGATCGACAAGGGCAGCAGCACCAAGATCCGCGTCGATAAGAGCGCCATCGCGCGCATCGACGTGAAGGAATAGCGGCGACGATGCCTCTCCGCGTGCTCGTCCATCGAACCTGACCCCATTCTGCGGGTAAAACGCCGTGCGATAGAGCATTCAGGACGTTGATTCATGCGCAAGGGTATGGATATAGAACACGCGGAACCGAACGGGAGCAACCCGGCGGGCTTCGACTCGATCGAAGCGGCCATCCAGGACATCCGAGACGGCCGGCTCGTCATCGTCGTCGACGACGAGGAACGTGAGAACGAGGGGGACTTCATCGGAGCCGCCGCGACGATCACGCCGGAGTTGGTCAATTTTATGGCCACTCAGGGGCGCGGACTCATCTGCGTCCCGCTCACCCGCGAACGGACCGTAGAGCTGAACCTGGATATGATGGTCAGCTCCAATACGGCCCTCCACGAGACTTCCTTCACGGTGTCCGTGGACTATCGGATCGGCACGTCGACAGGTATCTCCGCGGCGGACCGCGCACGCACCATCGCCGCGCTCGCCGATCCCACTTCGCGCCCGGATGACTTCGCAAGACCGGGCCATGTCTTCCCTCTGCGGGCCTTAGAAGGCGGTGTTCTGCGCCGCACCGGACACACGGAAGCGGCCGTCGACCTCGCCCGCCTGGCCGGCTTCGCGCCCGCCGGCGTGCTCGTCGAAATCCTCAATGAAGACGGCTCCATGGCCCGCGTGCCCGAACTCCGCGTCATCGCGCGCCAGTTCGACATGCGCATCGTCACTATCAAGGACCTGATCGCCTACCGTCTGCGCCACGAGAATCTCGTGCGCAAACTGGTTTCCGTCCATATGCCAACCCGCTTTGGCGATTTCACGCTGACAGCCTACGAGGAACGCCTCACCGGCGACGTCCATCTGGCCCTCCATAAAGGCGAGTGGACGGAGGAGGACCCGGTGCTTGTGCGCGTTCACTCTCAGTGCGTCACCGGCGACATCTTCGGATCGATGCGGTGCGACTGCGGCGATCAGCTCGCGATGGCGCTTCAGCAGATCGAACTCGAGGGGCGTGGGGTGCTCCTCTATATGAAACAAGAAGGCCGCGGCATCGGCCTGGTCAATAAACTGCTCGCCTATAAGCTGCAGGAAGAGGGGATGGATACGGTAGAGGCCAACGAAGCCCTCGGGTTCGACATGGACCACAGAGACTATGGCACCGGCTGTCAGATACTTCGGGATCTAGGCATCCGGAAAATGCGCCTCATGACGAATAACCCCACCAAACGGGTCGGCCTCGCCGGCTACGGCCTCGAAATCGTCGAGCGCGTCTCAGTGGAAATCGCGCCGAATGACGTCAACGAAAAGTACCTCCGTACCAAGCGTGACCGCATGGGCCACCTCATCCTGGGCGAGCTCAGCCCGCACGATGCGCAGGCGTTGAAGGATGTGCTGTGATACTCACTCCCGCACGATTCGCGTTTCACCGGCAGGGATGGGTCCCACGCGGGTGACGATGCCCGAGGTTGGCCATCGGACGAGCACGCTATCCGCCTGCGAAGCGGCCCCGAGACCGATCGATAGGGCCGTGGCGTCCGACTGTGTCAGGTAGGACGACCCCGTCCGCACCATGCGTCGTTGGGCGACGCCGCCGGCCCACACGGCCACCTGCGCTCCGATAGCCTGCCGGTTGGGCGATTTCCCTTCGAACTCGAGCCGGATCCAGCCGGCCGATTCAGTGTCGTTGCGCAGGAGCCTGGGAGATCCGCCGTTTACTGTGATCAGCACATCCAGATCACCGTCCAGGTCGATGTCCGCCGTCGCCAGGCCGCGGGCGACGATGGGCTCGGCGAAAGCCGCACCGGCCTGGTCCCCGATGTCGACAAACTGCTTTCCGTCGTTCCAGAAGAGCTGAGGCTTTTGCGCGAACGTGATGTCCTGCTGGATGGCGTTGATCTCGGGTTCGATGTGGCCGTTGGCGGCTAGTAGGTCCAGCCGGCCGTCGAGATCGAGGTCGGCGAAGTGGATGCCGAAGGTCAGCGAAAGCAAGGAGGGCCTGGTGAGGCGCGCCGCCCCGGCGCGGTCCTGGAATAACGCGCCATCTCCCACCTGGGTATAGAGCGAGATCGGCTCGCGGGCGAAGTTGCCAATGGCGATGGCCTGTTTGCCATCGTTGTTGATATCTCCCACATCGATCCCCATGCCGGCCCGGGCGCGGCCCACTTCGTCATACGCGATGCCGGCGGCGATCCCGATATCCGTGAACGTGCCGTCCCCCGCGTTCATGTACAGGAAGTTGGGCTGGGTGTCGTTGGACACCGCGAGGTCGGGCCAGCCGTCGGCGTTGAAGTCGGCCACGGCCACGCCGAGCGACTTGCCCTCGGGGTTAAAGACGCCTGCGGCATCGGTCACGTCCTCAAAACCCCGGCCGCCGAGGTTGCGGTACAGTCGGCTTGACTCGCCTTTATATCCTTCCGGGGTGGCGTAAGACTTGGTCTTGCCGTCCCGCGTCACGTAGATGTCTGTCTCGGGCGTCCAGCGGACGTAAT is a genomic window containing:
- the yajC gene encoding preprotein translocase subunit YajC produces the protein MMPSFDLLLMAQPSQDQNPILTFLPLVLIFVVFYFFMIRPQQKRESERKKMIEAVKKGERVVTIGGIHGTVAQVDESSVLVEIDKGSSTKIRVDKSAIARIDVKE
- a CDS encoding bifunctional 3,4-dihydroxy-2-butanone-4-phosphate synthase/GTP cyclohydrolase II, whose amino-acid sequence is MDIEHAEPNGSNPAGFDSIEAAIQDIRDGRLVIVVDDEERENEGDFIGAAATITPELVNFMATQGRGLICVPLTRERTVELNLDMMVSSNTALHETSFTVSVDYRIGTSTGISAADRARTIAALADPTSRPDDFARPGHVFPLRALEGGVLRRTGHTEAAVDLARLAGFAPAGVLVEILNEDGSMARVPELRVIARQFDMRIVTIKDLIAYRLRHENLVRKLVSVHMPTRFGDFTLTAYEERLTGDVHLALHKGEWTEEDPVLVRVHSQCVTGDIFGSMRCDCGDQLAMALQQIELEGRGVLLYMKQEGRGIGLVNKLLAYKLQEEGMDTVEANEALGFDMDHRDYGTGCQILRDLGIRKMRLMTNNPTKRVGLAGYGLEIVERVSVEIAPNDVNEKYLRTKRDRMGHLILGELSPHDAQALKDVL
- a CDS encoding CRTAC1 family protein — encoded protein: MLVALSLAGCGGQEAPREQPNFTRERPGFTQDRAAADGAALRFTDIAREAGIDFVHVTGAFGQKWMPETIGSGGGFLDYDGDEWIDLLLVNSAEWPGHESGRPAPTARLYRNKGDGTFEDVTVRAGVDLTLYGMGAAFADFDADGDTDIYLTAVGDNRLLRNDAGRFTDVTAAMRVSGNNLAADAPPAWSSSAVWVDVDRDGWLDLFVANYVRWTPETDIYVTRDGKTKSYATPEGYKGESSRLYRNLGGRGFEDVTDAAGVFNPEGKSLGVAVADFNADGWPDLAVSNDTQPNFLYMNAGDGTFTDIGIAAGIAYDEVGRARAGMGIDVGDINNDGKQAIAIGNFAREPISLYTQVGDGALFQDRAGAARLTRPSLLSLTFGIHFADLDLDGRLDLLAANGHIEPEINAIQQDITFAQKPQLFWNDGKQFVDIGDQAGAAFAEPIVARGLATADIDLDGDLDVLITVNGGSPRLLRNDTESAGWIRLEFEGKSPNRQAIGAQVAVWAGGVAQRRMVRTGSSYLTQSDATALSIGLGAASQADSVLVRWPTSGIVTRVGPIPAGETRIVRE